In Candidatus Methylomirabilis limnetica, the following proteins share a genomic window:
- a CDS encoding DEAD/DEAH box helicase — translation MTFDALSLPGPIRKGIEAVGFARCTPIQAETLPLALAGKDVAGQAQTGSGKTAAFLIPLFVRLLNSKRPTIPGAPRALILAPTRELAVQILCDAELLGKFTGLTRLAVYGGVDYQKQRDALQQNVDILVGTPGRLIDYFKQKVYELSQVEVLVVDEADRMFDMGFIKDLRFLLRRLPPYHKRQSFLFSATLSFREMELSYEFMNNPIKVAISPEQVTVDKVEHLLFHVEKKEKFRLLRWLLQREAWQRILIFSNTRQGVERLTEKLVRCGFQADLISGSIDQSKRLRIIAKFKEGTLPILVATDVASRGLHVEAVSHVINYDLPQDPEDYVHRIGRTARAGAAGKAISLADEEYVLSLDAIEQYIGFKIPVQWPDEAVFASGVAASTPTVRHRAHQGRQATSTEDL, via the coding sequence ATGACCTTTGACGCCTTGTCACTGCCTGGGCCGATCCGTAAGGGGATAGAGGCGGTCGGCTTTGCCCGGTGCACGCCCATCCAGGCCGAGACGCTGCCGCTCGCCCTGGCGGGGAAAGATGTCGCCGGGCAAGCCCAGACCGGCAGCGGCAAGACGGCTGCCTTCCTGATCCCCCTCTTCGTCAGACTGCTCAATTCAAAGCGCCCCACCATTCCTGGCGCCCCCCGCGCCTTGATCCTGGCCCCCACACGTGAGCTTGCCGTGCAGATCCTATGTGATGCGGAGCTGCTGGGTAAGTTCACCGGCCTGACGCGGCTCGCCGTCTATGGAGGAGTGGACTACCAGAAACAGCGGGACGCGCTCCAGCAGAACGTGGACATACTCGTCGGGACGCCTGGGCGGCTTATTGACTACTTCAAACAGAAGGTCTACGAGCTTTCCCAAGTCGAGGTACTGGTTGTGGACGAGGCCGACCGGATGTTCGACATGGGTTTCATCAAGGATCTTCGCTTCCTGCTGAGACGGCTACCACCCTACCATAAGCGGCAGTCGTTTCTCTTCTCGGCGACGCTCTCATTTCGGGAGATGGAGCTCTCGTATGAGTTTATGAATAACCCGATCAAGGTCGCCATTTCCCCCGAACAGGTCACGGTGGATAAGGTTGAGCACCTACTCTTCCACGTCGAGAAGAAGGAGAAATTCCGGCTGTTGCGATGGCTGCTCCAGCGCGAGGCATGGCAACGAATTCTCATTTTCTCGAACACCCGGCAAGGCGTAGAGCGGCTCACCGAAAAGCTGGTCCGGTGCGGCTTCCAGGCCGATCTGATCAGCGGCAGCATCGATCAGTCCAAGCGCCTTCGAATCATAGCCAAGTTCAAAGAGGGCACGCTGCCGATCCTGGTGGCGACCGATGTCGCCTCCCGTGGGCTACACGTCGAGGCGGTCAGCCACGTGATCAACTACGATCTCCCCCAGGATCCGGAAGATTACGTCCACCGGATCGGGCGAACGGCGCGGGCCGGGGCGGCCGGCAAGGCGATTAGCTTGGCTGACGAGGAGTACGTCCTGTCGCTCGACGCGATCGAGCAGTACATCGGGTTCAAGATCCCCGTGCAGTGGCCGGACGAAGCGGTGTTCGCCTCAGGGGTGGCTGCCTCTACACCGACGGTCCGTCACCGCGCCCACCAGGGCAGACAGGCGACGTCGACCGAAGACCTGTGA